Proteins from a single region of Flaviflexus salsibiostraticola:
- a CDS encoding MMPL family transporter translates to MAKLLQRLGRASATHAPLTIVLWVVALVGAVLFGTVGGGEYSTALTIPGTRAQDLADRLEEELPDAARGTGTMTFVSADGAALTEAQQEEISEALRAGGAVDGVFSMLDPFQTQEMMSAQAADVRAGAEQLEAGAADLEAGREQARQGQEQLDAARAELEAGRAQLEEALAEVPDVPAEQLPPQIAAQLEALDTQMSELEAAEAELNTQQEALDAGLAEIAAGEAELEASRAQIDYGERLLVMLGDYAVVSADGSVAIATVTFENDSMSVTGETKENLQEAISSSLSTVDVYFSQAIDTDVSNVVGPAEVIGLFVAAIVLFAMLRTVITAALPILTALVGVGITVMLSMGIAGFVDMHQISPILGIMLGLAVGIDYTLFVVNRHRQQLMEGYSVDDSIGLAVGTSGNAVVFAGLTVMTALIALNVVGIPFLGVLGNVAALAVFVAILLTITLTPAILHLLGLRALPKAWRARLDAGEVVTQQGRRARPVPAPVRLPWLTVIASIALLAVLAIPFFSMRLGLPDGSNEPPGSDSYESHMITSESFGPGFNGPHIVAADLPEVDDAERDQLILQVGEQLFAGEEIVSVLPAGVSESGDLAVFQVIGTTGPSDVETEDLVGSIRGLSPLEIDGYSIPIEVTGQTAMQIDVSENLGDALPMYLALIIAISFILLVIVFRSILVPLAATAGFLFSVLAAMGAVVAIYQWGWLGPLFGVTNPGPILSFLPTIMVGILFGLAMDYQLFLTTGMREAWVHGRPARGAVVDGLYAARSVVVAAALIMFSVFAGFIFSELSMVRPIGFGLAIGVVLDAFLVRMALIPALLALLGEKAWWMPRWLDRILPHVDVEGSSLERPARSEAGSDEAPRRRGRLARSEVGVH, encoded by the coding sequence ATGGCGAAACTCCTGCAGAGACTCGGCCGCGCCAGCGCCACGCACGCCCCCCTCACCATTGTCCTCTGGGTCGTCGCCCTCGTGGGCGCGGTCCTGTTCGGCACGGTCGGCGGCGGCGAGTACTCGACCGCGCTCACCATTCCGGGCACCCGCGCCCAGGATCTGGCCGACCGGCTCGAGGAGGAGCTGCCCGACGCCGCCCGTGGGACGGGGACGATGACGTTCGTCTCGGCGGACGGCGCTGCGCTGACAGAGGCCCAGCAGGAGGAGATCTCCGAGGCTCTGCGCGCGGGCGGGGCGGTCGACGGCGTCTTCTCCATGCTCGACCCGTTCCAGACGCAGGAGATGATGTCGGCCCAGGCCGCCGACGTGCGTGCCGGTGCTGAGCAGCTCGAGGCGGGAGCCGCCGACCTCGAGGCGGGCCGCGAGCAGGCGCGGCAGGGCCAGGAGCAGCTCGACGCCGCCCGTGCAGAGCTCGAGGCGGGCCGGGCCCAGCTGGAGGAGGCCCTCGCAGAGGTGCCGGACGTGCCCGCTGAGCAGCTTCCGCCGCAGATCGCGGCCCAGCTCGAGGCGCTCGACACACAGATGTCGGAGCTCGAGGCTGCGGAGGCTGAGCTCAACACCCAGCAGGAGGCCCTCGACGCCGGACTCGCCGAAATCGCGGCGGGCGAGGCCGAGCTGGAGGCGAGCCGCGCACAGATCGACTACGGCGAACGACTGCTCGTCATGCTCGGGGATTACGCGGTTGTCTCCGCGGACGGGAGCGTCGCCATCGCAACCGTCACCTTCGAGAACGATTCGATGTCCGTGACGGGCGAGACGAAGGAGAACCTGCAGGAGGCGATCAGCTCGTCACTCTCCACCGTCGATGTGTACTTCTCGCAGGCGATTGACACCGATGTCTCGAACGTCGTCGGGCCCGCCGAGGTCATCGGACTCTTCGTCGCCGCGATCGTTCTCTTCGCCATGCTCCGCACCGTCATCACGGCCGCGCTTCCCATCCTCACCGCTCTCGTCGGAGTCGGGATCACGGTCATGCTGTCGATGGGGATCGCCGGCTTCGTCGACATGCACCAGATCTCGCCGATCCTCGGCATCATGCTCGGCCTCGCGGTCGGCATCGACTACACCCTGTTCGTCGTCAACCGGCACCGCCAACAGCTGATGGAGGGGTACTCGGTCGATGACTCGATCGGTCTTGCTGTCGGAACCTCGGGCAACGCAGTCGTCTTCGCGGGTCTGACGGTCATGACCGCGCTCATCGCCCTCAACGTCGTCGGCATCCCGTTCCTCGGCGTACTGGGCAACGTCGCGGCGCTCGCGGTCTTCGTCGCCATCCTTCTCACCATCACCCTCACCCCGGCCATCCTTCACCTCCTCGGGCTTCGGGCGCTGCCGAAGGCGTGGCGGGCCCGGCTCGATGCGGGTGAGGTCGTCACTCAGCAAGGCCGCCGCGCGCGCCCAGTGCCTGCCCCCGTGCGGCTTCCCTGGCTCACCGTCATCGCATCGATCGCTCTGCTCGCGGTGCTCGCGATTCCGTTCTTCTCGATGAGGCTCGGTCTGCCGGATGGGTCGAACGAGCCGCCGGGCAGCGACTCCTACGAGAGCCACATGATCACCTCGGAGTCCTTCGGTCCGGGCTTCAACGGCCCCCACATCGTCGCCGCAGACCTGCCGGAGGTCGATGACGCGGAGCGGGACCAGCTCATCCTCCAGGTCGGCGAGCAGCTGTTCGCGGGCGAAGAGATCGTCTCGGTGCTTCCGGCCGGGGTGTCCGAATCCGGTGATCTCGCGGTCTTCCAGGTGATCGGGACGACGGGTCCGTCCGATGTCGAGACGGAGGATCTCGTCGGGTCGATCCGAGGACTCTCGCCACTCGAGATCGATGGATACTCGATCCCGATCGAGGTGACAGGCCAGACCGCCATGCAGATCGACGTGTCGGAGAATCTCGGTGACGCCCTGCCGATGTATCTCGCCCTCATCATCGCGATCTCCTTCATCCTCCTTGTCATCGTGTTCCGCTCGATCCTCGTCCCCCTCGCCGCCACCGCAGGATTCCTCTTCTCGGTCCTGGCCGCGATGGGAGCAGTCGTCGCGATCTACCAGTGGGGCTGGCTCGGCCCCCTCTTCGGGGTCACCAACCCGGGCCCGATCCTGTCGTTCCTGCCCACGATCATGGTCGGCATCCTCTTCGGGCTGGCGATGGACTATCAGCTGTTCCTCACAACCGGCATGAGGGAGGCATGGGTGCATGGGCGCCCGGCGCGGGGAGCCGTCGTCGACGGGCTCTACGCGGCCCGCTCGGTCGTCGTCGCCGCGGCCCTCATCATGTTCTCCGTGTTCGCGGGGTTCATCTTCTCCGAGCTGTCGATGGTCCGCCCGATCGGCTTCGGCCTCGCGATCGGTGTCGTCCTCGACGCCTTCCTGGTCCGCATGGCCCTCATCCCCGCCCTGCTCGCGCTCCTCGGAGAGAAGGCGTGGTGGATGCCGCGCTGGCTCGATCGGATTCTCCCCCACGTCGACGTCGAAGGATCCTCCCTCGAGCGACCAGCTCGATCTGAAGCAGGCTCGGACGAGGCACCGCGACGCCGGGGCAGACTTGCCCGCAGTGAGGTCGGCGTCCACTGA
- a CDS encoding TetR/AcrR family transcriptional regulator — MSEPQRESVKERNRRAIIAAAGELATARGMGGFTASELAERAGTSRQSIFNHFPSTDDAVYAYLTAQIDPLIDHLGGNLHSIDDLVRRAEMVMQGDEAFAIISHIGHVLSHDDQRPATALWASELIDQVAGQLGSMIGRAIDIDPLDIRFVSNAVIAAVQTAHTIWLTEGDPTRGRWNTLVVRALELVRTRHSSLDR, encoded by the coding sequence GTGTCAGAGCCGCAGAGAGAATCGGTCAAGGAGCGGAACCGGCGCGCGATCATCGCAGCGGCCGGGGAGCTCGCGACCGCTCGCGGCATGGGCGGCTTCACGGCCTCAGAGCTCGCGGAGCGCGCCGGCACCTCCAGGCAGTCGATCTTCAACCACTTCCCGTCGACGGACGATGCCGTCTACGCCTATCTCACCGCGCAGATCGATCCCCTCATCGACCACCTCGGTGGGAACCTCCACTCGATCGATGACCTGGTCCGACGCGCGGAGATGGTCATGCAGGGCGACGAGGCCTTCGCGATCATCAGCCACATCGGCCACGTCCTCTCCCATGACGATCAGCGCCCCGCGACCGCGCTGTGGGCGAGCGAGCTCATCGACCAGGTCGCCGGCCAGCTCGGTTCGATGATCGGGCGGGCGATCGACATCGATCCCCTCGACATCCGCTTCGTGTCGAACGCGGTCATCGCCGCCGTCCAGACCGCACACACGATCTGGCTCACCGAGGGCGACCCGACCCGTGGGCGGTGGAACACCCTTGTCGTCCGCGCACTCGAACTTGTCCGGACCAGACACAGCTCACTCGACCGATAG
- a CDS encoding DNA alkylation repair protein translates to MADSDLDEVMSRLAEMADPAVRAVNLKHGDEHGVNLSRLRGLAKKLKKQPDLARQLWATSDSAARLLAILISRPKDFSADEYDAMMRQARTPKEQDWLLTYLVAKSAHSEELRRRWFEDPVVASAAWALTSTRVAKDSEGLDIEDLLDRIEADMKHAPERLQWAMNTCLGTIGIHRPEHRARVLDIGERLEVLKDYPTPRGCVSPYVPLWVAEIVSRQEEQSRA, encoded by the coding sequence ATGGCCGACAGCGACCTCGACGAGGTGATGAGCCGCCTGGCTGAGATGGCGGATCCGGCGGTGCGGGCCGTCAATCTCAAGCACGGCGACGAGCACGGAGTCAACCTGTCGCGGCTGCGGGGGCTTGCGAAAAAGCTCAAGAAGCAGCCGGACCTTGCGCGTCAGCTGTGGGCGACCTCGGACAGCGCGGCGCGGCTCCTCGCGATCCTCATCTCTCGCCCGAAGGATTTCAGCGCGGATGAGTATGACGCGATGATGCGGCAGGCCCGCACCCCGAAGGAGCAGGACTGGCTCCTCACCTACCTCGTCGCGAAGTCCGCGCACAGCGAGGAGCTGCGCAGGCGCTGGTTCGAGGATCCGGTCGTGGCGAGTGCGGCGTGGGCGCTGACATCGACACGGGTCGCCAAGGATTCCGAGGGGCTGGACATCGAAGACCTGCTCGACCGGATCGAGGCGGACATGAAACATGCACCCGAGCGTCTTCAGTGGGCGATGAACACCTGCCTCGGCACGATTGGAATCCACCGGCCCGAGCATCGCGCTCGCGTCCTCGACATCGGCGAGCGGCTCGAGGTCCTCAAGGACTACCCGACCCCGCGAGGGTGCGTCTCTCCCTACGTCCCGCTGTGGGTGGCCGAGATCGTCTCCCGGCAGGAGGAGCAGAGCCGGGCCTGA
- a CDS encoding DMT family transporter → MSAWILMAGAVVCEVTGTLSLRAAIDDRRWYAAVAVGYLSAFTLLALTLAAGMPLGVAYGVWTAAGVALTAIFSRLLFNEPLTRVMVLGIVLIMVGVLLVELGSSH, encoded by the coding sequence ATGAGTGCATGGATATTGATGGCGGGCGCGGTGGTCTGCGAGGTCACCGGGACGCTGTCGCTGCGGGCCGCCATCGACGACAGGCGCTGGTATGCGGCTGTCGCCGTCGGCTACCTCAGCGCCTTCACCCTTCTCGCGCTCACCCTCGCGGCAGGCATGCCCCTCGGGGTCGCCTACGGCGTGTGGACAGCGGCAGGGGTGGCGCTCACCGCGATCTTCAGCCGGCTCCTCTTCAACGAGCCGCTCACGCGGGTCATGGTCCTCGGCATCGTCCTCATCATGGTCGGTGTCCTGCTCGTCGAACTCGGATCCAGTCACTAG
- a CDS encoding NUDIX hydrolase N-terminal domain-containing protein, whose amino-acid sequence MSDPSDVLRRVAIELSSISESALAYCRDPFDIDRFHRIGEIAQEVAQLVAREPLPDYDRRVASIAGYTTPKVDVRGGVFDESGRILLVREIADEGRWTLPGGWCDVLETPTSAIEREVAEEAGVPVRAVHLAAIIDRHRWPHEPVYDRHMYKLFFVCEPLGPVDLLFTSEETSEIGWFAADDLPELSIERVVPDQILLLHEHWRSPGPAHID is encoded by the coding sequence ATGTCTGATCCCTCTGACGTGCTCCGACGCGTCGCCATCGAGCTGAGCTCGATCTCCGAGTCCGCGCTTGCCTACTGCAGAGACCCGTTCGATATCGACCGCTTCCACCGGATCGGTGAGATCGCCCAGGAGGTCGCCCAGCTCGTCGCCCGAGAACCGTTGCCGGACTATGACCGTCGGGTCGCGTCGATCGCCGGATACACGACACCGAAGGTCGATGTGCGTGGGGGCGTGTTCGACGAGTCCGGCCGCATCCTTCTCGTCCGGGAGATCGCCGATGAGGGGCGCTGGACCCTGCCGGGCGGCTGGTGCGATGTGCTCGAGACTCCGACGAGCGCGATCGAGCGCGAGGTTGCCGAGGAGGCGGGCGTGCCCGTGCGCGCCGTCCACCTCGCCGCGATCATCGACCGACACCGCTGGCCGCACGAGCCGGTCTACGACCGGCACATGTACAAGCTCTTCTTCGTCTGTGAACCGCTGGGCCCGGTCGATCTGCTCTTCACGAGCGAGGAGACGAGCGAGATCGGCTGGTTCGCTGCGGATGACCTGCCGGAGCTGTCGATTGAGCGGGTCGTGCCGGACCAGATTCTTCTGCTCCACGAGCACTGGCGCAGTCCGGGTCCCGCCCACATCGACTGA
- a CDS encoding CDP-alcohol phosphatidyltransferase family protein produces MTPGRFSRSEWLTIPNAITVARMLLLVPIAHLLITDQLPILTAVLLAIFGMTDWVDGYIARRFNQVSRVGEILDPIADRVGVAAIAIVLVTSHYLPDWIAYCIVLTDLALAAVYLLFRARHRPPVSPLGKTRTAVLMAGLPLTVFGRIPGLEAIAIVGVLFASLGAILHAITGLTYAWAIYTQSRTGTDQRA; encoded by the coding sequence ATGACCCCAGGTCGGTTCAGTCGGTCGGAGTGGCTGACGATCCCCAACGCGATCACGGTGGCGAGGATGCTGCTGCTCGTTCCGATCGCCCACCTCCTCATCACCGACCAGCTGCCGATCCTCACCGCCGTGCTGCTCGCGATCTTCGGCATGACCGACTGGGTCGATGGTTACATCGCCCGCCGCTTCAATCAGGTGAGCAGGGTCGGCGAGATACTCGATCCAATCGCCGATCGAGTCGGCGTGGCCGCCATCGCCATCGTGCTCGTCACATCCCACTACCTGCCGGACTGGATCGCGTACTGCATCGTCCTCACCGATCTGGCGCTCGCGGCCGTCTACCTCCTGTTCCGAGCCCGCCACCGACCACCGGTCAGCCCTCTCGGCAAGACCCGGACCGCGGTGCTCATGGCGGGACTGCCGCTTACGGTCTTCGGCCGGATCCCCGGCCTTGAGGCCATCGCCATCGTCGGCGTCCTCTTCGCCTCGCTCGGCGCGATCCTCCACGCCATCACCGGCCTCACCTACGCGTGGGCCATCTACACTCAGTCCCGAACCGGCACCGACCAGCGGGCCTGA
- the mgtE gene encoding magnesium transporter, whose protein sequence is MTTNLTDLQNTLIPLIQRERLEDIAMLLGELDADEVTGLLERLPANQQAVVFRLLPKDRAIAVFERFDPGHQGDLVKGLRAAEVTEIFAGLEPDDRAWLLEELPAGLTAKMLHGLTPSERQMTADVLGYPKGSIGRRMSPEYVATRTGSTVAETMARVRAGLDEAETIYTLPVLDETRHVMGVVSLRDLLRAEPDTVISQIMSDPVVATAYDTDEEAARRTADLGLLAMPIVDLENRLVGILTIDDAARILEFEETEDSSRQGGVEPLRRPYFATPIRRLVSSRIIWLLVLALGAALTVQVLSVFEDTLAQVTTLALFVPLLIGTGGNTGNQAATTVTRALALGDVGTRDVRRVFTRELAVGFSLGIILGFIGFLIVGLLFGFNIGLVIGLTIASVCSLAATIGGIMPIVARLIRVDPAVFSNPFITTFVDATGLILYFLIAKAVLGI, encoded by the coding sequence ATGACCACGAATCTGACAGACCTGCAGAACACTCTCATCCCACTCATCCAGCGCGAACGTCTTGAAGACATTGCGATGCTCCTGGGCGAGCTCGATGCCGATGAGGTGACAGGGCTCCTTGAGCGACTGCCCGCCAACCAGCAGGCCGTTGTTTTTCGCCTACTTCCGAAGGACCGCGCGATCGCCGTCTTCGAGCGCTTCGACCCCGGCCACCAGGGTGATCTCGTCAAGGGCCTGCGGGCCGCCGAGGTCACCGAGATCTTCGCCGGCCTCGAACCCGACGATCGCGCGTGGCTGCTTGAGGAGCTTCCCGCTGGGCTGACGGCGAAGATGCTCCACGGGCTCACCCCAAGCGAGCGGCAGATGACGGCCGATGTGCTCGGCTACCCGAAGGGCTCGATCGGCCGCCGCATGTCCCCCGAATATGTGGCGACGAGAACGGGGTCGACCGTCGCGGAGACCATGGCCCGAGTTCGGGCCGGCCTCGACGAGGCCGAGACGATCTACACCCTGCCCGTCCTCGACGAGACGCGGCACGTCATGGGCGTGGTCAGCCTCCGGGACCTGTTGAGGGCGGAGCCGGACACGGTGATCTCGCAGATCATGAGCGACCCTGTCGTCGCGACCGCCTACGACACGGACGAGGAGGCGGCGAGGCGGACGGCCGACCTTGGCCTGCTCGCCATGCCGATCGTCGACCTCGAGAACAGGCTCGTCGGGATCCTCACGATCGATGATGCTGCCCGCATCCTCGAGTTCGAGGAGACCGAGGATTCCTCCCGCCAGGGTGGCGTCGAGCCGCTCCGGCGACCGTATTTCGCCACCCCGATCAGGCGCCTCGTCTCTTCCCGCATCATCTGGCTGCTCGTCCTCGCCCTCGGTGCGGCGCTCACCGTCCAGGTGCTGTCCGTCTTCGAGGACACTCTCGCCCAGGTGACGACGCTGGCGCTCTTCGTGCCGCTCCTCATCGGCACCGGCGGCAACACCGGCAATCAGGCGGCAACGACGGTGACGAGGGCTCTCGCGCTCGGGGACGTCGGCACACGGGACGTCAGACGGGTCTTCACGAGGGAGCTCGCCGTCGGGTTCTCCCTCGGCATCATCCTCGGATTCATCGGCTTCCTCATCGTCGGCCTCCTCTTCGGATTCAATATCGGCCTCGTCATCGGGCTGACGATCGCGTCCGTCTGCTCGCTCGCCGCGACGATCGGCGGCATCATGCCGATCGTGGCCCGCCTCATCAGGGTCGATCCGGCTGTGTTCTCGAACCCCTTCATCACGACCTTCGTCGACGCGACCGGCCTCATCCTCTACTTCCTCATCGCGAAGGCCGTCCTCGGAATCTGA
- a CDS encoding zinc-dependent alcohol dehydrogenase family protein produces the protein MRGVILQAPGDVRVVDRPDPVIEKPTDAIIRVTAACICGSDLWPYRGADPVHEKPMGHEYVGVVDEIGSDVHSVAVGDVVVGSFVASDNTCEICEAGFQSRCIHQVMMGSIGTQAEKARIPLADGTLVIVPGTPTPAQARSLLAASDVLGTGWFAAVAAEAGPGKTVAVVGDGAVGLMGVLAAKQLGAGRIIAMSRHADRQALARRFGATDIVEERGKAGIAAIKDLTAGYGAHSTIEAVGTQESMAQAMGVTRAGGHIGFVGLAHDVQIDGRELFVKTVSMLGGLAPVRRFLPELINLIMTDQIDPGVVFDMTLPLEEAAEGYRAMDERRAIKVLLETQR, from the coding sequence ATGCGCGGAGTCATCCTTCAAGCCCCCGGGGACGTGCGCGTCGTCGACCGTCCCGATCCCGTCATCGAGAAGCCGACCGATGCGATCATTCGTGTAACCGCCGCCTGCATCTGCGGCTCCGACCTGTGGCCCTACCGAGGTGCAGATCCTGTGCACGAGAAGCCGATGGGTCACGAGTACGTCGGCGTCGTCGACGAGATCGGCTCGGACGTTCACTCCGTCGCCGTCGGCGACGTCGTCGTCGGCTCCTTCGTCGCCTCCGACAACACATGCGAGATCTGCGAGGCCGGCTTCCAGTCCCGCTGCATCCACCAGGTCATGATGGGGTCGATCGGCACCCAGGCGGAGAAGGCACGCATCCCCCTCGCTGATGGCACGCTCGTCATCGTCCCCGGAACGCCGACCCCAGCTCAGGCTCGGAGCCTTCTCGCGGCCTCCGACGTGCTGGGTACGGGCTGGTTCGCCGCCGTCGCCGCCGAGGCAGGTCCGGGAAAGACCGTCGCCGTCGTCGGCGATGGCGCCGTCGGCCTCATGGGCGTCCTCGCCGCAAAGCAGCTCGGAGCCGGGCGCATCATCGCCATGTCCCGCCACGCCGACCGCCAGGCGCTCGCCCGGCGCTTCGGCGCGACCGACATCGTCGAGGAGCGCGGGAAGGCAGGGATCGCCGCCATCAAGGACCTGACCGCTGGCTACGGCGCACACTCGACCATCGAGGCGGTCGGCACCCAGGAGTCGATGGCGCAGGCGATGGGAGTGACCCGCGCCGGCGGCCACATCGGTTTCGTCGGCCTCGCCCACGACGTGCAGATCGATGGCCGGGAGCTCTTCGTCAAGACGGTGAGCATGCTCGGCGGCCTCGCCCCGGTCCGGCGCTTCCTCCCCGAACTCATCAATCTCATCATGACGGACCAGATCGATCCCGGGGTGGTCTTCGACATGACCCTGCCACTCGAGGAGGCGGCTGAGGGCTACCGGGCGATGGACGAGCGGCGGGCGATCAAGGTCCTTCTCGAGACGCAGCGCTGA
- a CDS encoding DMT family transporter, with protein sequence MTDRSQEWLFLIGAILLEVTGSLSLKGALNAPILYAVVVAGYVGAFACLSMALRCRMPLGVAYGIWGAVGVVLTAVLSLVLFDEALTALTTLGIAVIVAGVLLVEVGSHPAPKAEAA encoded by the coding sequence ATGACGGACAGGTCTCAGGAGTGGCTGTTCCTCATCGGCGCCATCCTCCTCGAGGTGACGGGCTCACTGTCCCTCAAGGGAGCCCTCAACGCACCGATCCTCTACGCCGTCGTCGTCGCCGGCTACGTCGGGGCGTTCGCCTGCCTGTCGATGGCGCTGCGATGTCGGATGCCACTCGGGGTCGCCTACGGCATCTGGGGCGCCGTCGGCGTCGTCCTCACCGCGGTCCTCTCGCTGGTCCTGTTCGATGAGGCGCTCACGGCCCTCACCACCCTCGGCATCGCCGTCATCGTCGCCGGAGTCCTCCTCGTCGAGGTCGGGTCCCACCCTGCACCCAAGGCGGAGGCCGCATGA
- a CDS encoding DUF1622 domain-containing protein, whose translation MTFHQIVERVVQVVEGLGVAAILSGATLAFGMAGRQLLARQPDVYRNLRRLLGHSILPRLELLVAALPRLELLVAADIIRTVAIPPTLEGVVVLAIIVAIRTLLSWSLELEISGHWPWQKRSAAGQADPTDG comes from the coding sequence ATGACATTCCACCAGATCGTCGAACGCGTCGTCCAAGTCGTTGAGGGGCTCGGCGTTGCGGCGATACTCAGCGGCGCGACCCTCGCCTTCGGCATGGCCGGCCGGCAGCTGCTTGCGCGTCAGCCCGATGTCTACCGGAATCTGAGGCGGCTCCTCGGCCACTCCATCCTTCCCCGACTTGAGCTGCTCGTCGCCGCCCTTCCCCGACTTGAGCTGCTCGTAGCCGCCGACATCATCCGGACCGTCGCCATCCCGCCGACTCTCGAAGGAGTGGTTGTCCTGGCGATCATCGTCGCCATCAGGACGCTCCTGAGCTGGTCGCTCGAGCTTGAGATCAGCGGCCACTGGCCCTGGCAGAAGAGGAGTGCGGCAGGACAGGCGGACCCCACCGACGGCTGA